In the genome of Taurinivorans muris, one region contains:
- a CDS encoding PLD nuclease N-terminal domain-containing protein produces the protein MFFSDVSGFTFFLLMLPAILNLWAIWHAMKHEFPTEKERVLWVLAGIFLPVLGGISYLVFGMKRSKPINT, from the coding sequence TTCTGATGTTTCCGGTTTCACGTTTTTTCTTTTGATGTTGCCCGCCATACTCAACCTCTGGGCCATATGGCATGCGATGAAACATGAGTTCCCAACTGAAAAGGAACGCGTACTTTGGGTTTTGGCAGGAATTTTCCTCCCGGTTTTAGGAGGAATTTCATATCTTGTTTTCGGAATGAAACGCAGTAAACCTATTAATACCTAA